From the genome of Polynucleobacter sp. AM-7D1:
TCCGGACTTGAAGCGGCGATGCGTGTGAAATCCTTAAAACCTGCACCAACATGACTTAGCTTTTGATCAGCATCTTCTGAATTAACCACACTGGCCATTAATGCATAAGACAGAATATGTGGCAAATGAGAAACCGCTGCATAGATCGCATCATGCTGTACACAAGAAATCTTTTTCACTACAGAGCCAACCGACTGCCAGAAACCCTCAATGAGATCTGTATCTTGCGAGGAGTTTTCTTGTAACGGACAAAGAATCGTTTGTTTGCCCACAAATAAATCAGCTTTAGCAGCGCTCGCACCATGTTGCGCGCCACCCGCAATGGGATGTGCAGGAATAAATTGGCAAGCCTTTTTACCTAAGACTTCCTTGGCAGCCAAAATCACATCGCCTTTAGTGCTACCAGCATCTGTCAGCATGGTCCGAGATTCTAAGTGTGGCTCGATGACTTCAAAAGTAGCACGCATTTGCGCAACGGGTACACACAAGACAATCACATCAGATTGTTTTGTTGCTTCAATTAAATCAACCACTGCATCAATCGCGCCCATCTTGAGGGCTTGATCTAGATTCTGCGCACTGCGTCCAACACCCAAAACCTGATTAACGACGCCCGCCTTTTTAAGAGCCAAACCAAGGGATGCTCCAATCAAGCCAACACCAACAATGGTGACAGTACCGTAATTACTAGATGGATTAATGATGGCCATTGGCTAATTCAGCTTATGTATTTTTTATTGAATAACTACTTCGCCAAAATATCTTTGAGTGCTGTGATAAAGGCGGCATTTTCTTCGGGCAAGCCGATAGAAATGCGCAACCATTGTGGCAAACCATAATTACCAACTGGGCGAACAATAATGCCGCGCTTTAGCAAC
Proteins encoded in this window:
- a CDS encoding prephenate dehydrogenase/arogenate dehydrogenase family protein, whose protein sequence is MAIINPSSNYGTVTIVGVGLIGASLGLALKKAGVVNQVLGVGRSAQNLDQALKMGAIDAVVDLIEATKQSDVIVLCVPVAQMRATFEVIEPHLESRTMLTDAGSTKGDVILAAKEVLGKKACQFIPAHPIAGGAQHGASAAKADLFVGKQTILCPLQENSSQDTDLIEGFWQSVGSVVKKISCVQHDAIYAAVSHLPHILSYALMASVVNSEDADQKLSHVGAGFKDFTRIAASSPEMWRDICLGNRTAVLKELDQYLLIVNHMRKLISENDGAGLEKLFNKASKARQDLDVL